The Brumimicrobium sp. genomic interval TGCCTGTAAATTCAAAAACACATCAGCCCATGAAATTATTACATGGTGGCGCAAGTGCTGCGTTGATAGAGACTATTGGCTCCATCGGCTCTACTTTGTTAATCGATTTGGAAAAGGAAGTTCCAGTAGGATTAGAGATTAATGCGAATCATATAGGAGGAATGACATCGGGAATAGTAAGGGCTGTAGGTAAGATTGTTCATGCAGGTAGAAGAACACATGTTTGGCAAGTTGATTTAACAAATGAAGAAACAGGTTCTTTGATTTGTACGGGGCGTTTGACAGTTATGATTATTCCAAGGAAATAAAGTATGGGAATTTTAGCGTATCAGTTTCCAAATCAGACATTAAAGATATTTCAAGGTAATTGGAAAAGATCATCGTTGGATGAACTCCCTAAAGACACTTTCTTTGTAAGTTCATTTACGAAAGATGAAGTGTATTATTTCGAAATGACGGGAGAAATAGAAAGTATTCCTTCAAAAGAATTGACGCTTGGTTCCAAGAATGATATCTTTATAGTTAATGATAAATCTTATTTGTTTGGATTAGAACACTTTAAATTTGGATTTGAACCTGTGGGGATAAGCAAGGCTATTTATTCTCGCATTAAATTTAAGGAAGGGACAATTGATAAGTTAGAAGATATATTGAGAGTATTAGCATCTAAATATCAACAAGAAGCATTAGTTTATCTTATTAGTGATACTGAATTTGGGACTTGGATGGGAGCGACACCTGAAATTTTGTTAGAAGGAGACGAGGAAGAAATGAGGACAATTGCGCTTGCTGGTACAAAAGATACGGAAGAGAGGCGTTGGACCGTTAAAGAAGAGGAAGAGCATCAGTATGTAGTTAGTTATGTTGGAGATATTATCAGTAAGTATGCGCAACCTGAAATAAAACAATCATCCACAGAGACTGTAAAGAATGGGGCTGTATATCATTTAAAAACAAAATTTAGTTTTAAGGTTGCCTATCAAAATTGGAACGAGTTGCTAAAAGAATTGCATCCAACCCCAGCTGTTTGTGGAACCCCTAAAGAAATTGCTCAACGTTATATTTTAACCTATGAGCCTCATGAGCGTAAGTTTTATACGGGTCTGATTGGTATGAAACAATCTGATTCGCTCTCTGTTTTTGTGAATCTTCGTTGCATGCAGATATTACAAGAAGGATTTGGTTTATACGTAGGTGGTGGTATTACAAAAGATTCTCGTATTGAAGATGAATGGATGGAAACTGAGGCAAAAAGTAAAACATTGATTTCTGTTATTGAAGAAGTAAAAGAATAGAGAGGAAAACAGGCGTCTTCCTCTCTATAAAAACTAACACTACTACTTATGAAACTATTTAGCATATTGCGAATCTCGTGCCAAAAATTTCAGCGTATTATTTTAATTCCTAAGAAAAGTTAAAAACAAAAAAAAATCGCCTTCTAAAGAGAAAGCGATTTTCATATAATATTGTGAGAGATTAGAATTTTCTTTTCTCTTTAATTCTTGCAGATTTTCCAGTTCTATCACGGAAGTAGAAAATACGAGCTCTTCTAACTGAACCGTGTTTTAAAACTTTAATCTCATCGATGAAAGGAGTGTGAACAGGGAAAATACGTTCTACACCAATACCTCCTGAAGTCTTACGAACAGTAAAAGTTTCTGTAACACCAGAACCTCTTCTTTGGATAACTACTCCTTGAAATTGCTGAATACGCTCTTTCTCTCCTTCTCTAATTTTATATGAAACGACAATAGTATCTCCTGCTCCAAATTCTGGAACTTGGTTAACTGTTACAAACTCGTTTTGAACTTCTTTAATTAAATCCATGATATATAATTTTTTATCTTCTTAATGAATTGGGGTGCAATATTAAGGATTATTTATGAAATCCATACAGATAAATCAATTTATTTTTAAAATAATTTCTTTTTCTGCTTAAAATCACAAATCAATATCTAGTTTAAAGGTGTTTCTCAGATTGTTAAGGTCTGGATTTCGCTTAGCCATATCATCAAATTTGTCTTTGCTCGTAAAAAGTTTGCTTTCTGCAGTTTCTTCCACAAATATTTGAATCTCAATAGATGTATTTTTGAGTTCTTGCCTTAGAAAATGAAGAATATTATAGAGATTAGCTTCCAAAAATTCCTTCTGTACATTATTGTTTACCGTATGCTTAATAATATTCCCTTCTACTAATAGAGGATCATTCGCTAGCATGGAGGT includes:
- a CDS encoding PaaI family thioesterase → MLKQVSLDQINAFAKDTLMETLGIKCVELGRDYVVATMPVNSKTHQPMKLLHGGASAALIETIGSIGSTLLIDLEKEVPVGLEINANHIGGMTSGIVRAVGKIVHAGRRTHVWQVDLTNEETGSLICTGRLTVMIIPRK
- a CDS encoding chorismate-binding protein, with translation MGILAYQFPNQTLKIFQGNWKRSSLDELPKDTFFVSSFTKDEVYYFEMTGEIESIPSKELTLGSKNDIFIVNDKSYLFGLEHFKFGFEPVGISKAIYSRIKFKEGTIDKLEDILRVLASKYQQEALVYLISDTEFGTWMGATPEILLEGDEEEMRTIALAGTKDTEERRWTVKEEEEHQYVVSYVGDIISKYAQPEIKQSSTETVKNGAVYHLKTKFSFKVAYQNWNELLKELHPTPAVCGTPKEIAQRYILTYEPHERKFYTGLIGMKQSDSLSVFVNLRCMQILQEGFGLYVGGGITKDSRIEDEWMETEAKSKTLISVIEEVKE
- the rplS gene encoding 50S ribosomal protein L19; the encoded protein is MDLIKEVQNEFVTVNQVPEFGAGDTIVVSYKIREGEKERIQQFQGVVIQRRGSGVTETFTVRKTSGGIGVERIFPVHTPFIDEIKVLKHGSVRRARIFYFRDRTGKSARIKEKRKF